The following proteins are encoded in a genomic region of Enterocloster clostridioformis:
- a CDS encoding SIMPL domain-containing protein, producing the protein MEENREKKEKTGFMAQGRSVLIALIAALSAIICVSIFTGGLVDYKKNGGGSGITATGSASCDFESDLIVWRGSFSVHGNTPRDAYAIIKKDAELVRQYLKENQVAEDEMIFSSVNISQTYTSRYDDEGKYLGDEPDGYDLTQSLTVSSYDIDKVENISRDITKLIESGVEFESELPEYYYTKLDEVKLDLIEKATANAKERIDIMSAGSGAKAGKLLSAALGVFQITAKNSGSESYSYDGYLDTSSRYKTANITVRLNYAAE; encoded by the coding sequence TTGGAAGAGAACAGGGAGAAAAAGGAAAAGACAGGCTTTATGGCCCAGGGCAGATCTGTGCTTATCGCACTCATCGCTGCGCTCAGCGCCATTATCTGCGTCAGCATCTTTACAGGCGGACTGGTGGATTATAAGAAGAACGGCGGGGGAAGCGGAATCACGGCCACCGGTTCTGCCAGCTGTGATTTTGAGTCGGACTTGATTGTGTGGAGAGGCAGCTTTTCTGTCCATGGGAATACGCCCAGGGATGCCTACGCCATCATCAAGAAGGACGCGGAACTGGTAAGGCAGTATCTGAAGGAGAACCAGGTGGCGGAGGATGAGATGATATTCAGTTCCGTCAACATTTCCCAGACCTATACATCCAGATACGATGACGAGGGCAAATACCTGGGAGATGAGCCGGACGGATATGATCTGACCCAGAGTCTGACGGTTTCATCCTATGATATTGACAAGGTAGAAAATATTTCCAGGGATATCACTAAGCTGATTGAATCAGGAGTGGAGTTCGAGTCTGAGCTGCCGGAGTATTATTACACCAAGCTGGATGAGGTGAAGCTGGATCTGATTGAGAAAGCCACTGCCAATGCAAAGGAGCGCATTGATATCATGTCTGCCGGTTCAGGAGCAAAGGCAGGCAAGCTGTTAAGCGCGGCCCTGGGCGTGTTCCAGATTACTGCAAAGAATTCCGGGTCGGAATCCTACAGCTACGACGGATACCTGGACACCAGCTCCCGGTATAAGACTGCCAATATTACGGTGAGATTGAATTACGCGGCGGAGTAG
- a CDS encoding replication-associated recombination protein A: MKQMSLFDDREVYNPLASRLRPDDLDGFVGQEHLLGKGKLLRQLIEQDKIPSMIFWGPPGVGKTTLAGIIAKRTNAQFINFSAVTSGIKEIKEVMAQAENSRRMGIKTLLFVDEIHRFNKAQQDAFLPYVEKGSIILIGATTENPSFEINSALLSRCRVFVLQALTEDDLARLIKNALKSPKGLGYLNVEITNHMIEMIAGFADGDARTALNTLEMAVTNGVISPDKTTVTEDVLKQCIGKKSLLYDKKGEEHYNLISALHKSMRNSDPDAAVYWLARMLEAGEDPLYVARRLVRFASEDIGMADSQALTLAVSAYQACHFLGMPECNVHLSHAVIYLSMAPKSNSAYMSYESAKADAQNMLAEPVPLTIRNAPTGLMKDLHYGDGYVYAHDTKEKIARMQCLPDSLEGRKYYRPTDQGAEEPVKGRLEEIRKWKRGE, from the coding sequence ATGAAACAGATGTCATTATTCGATGACAGAGAAGTATACAATCCCCTGGCCAGCAGGCTGCGTCCGGATGACCTGGATGGATTTGTGGGACAGGAGCATCTTTTGGGAAAGGGGAAGCTGCTGCGCCAGCTCATAGAGCAGGATAAGATTCCATCCATGATTTTCTGGGGGCCTCCCGGCGTGGGTAAGACCACACTGGCGGGAATCATTGCAAAGCGGACCAATGCCCAGTTCATTAATTTCAGCGCTGTTACCAGCGGTATCAAGGAAATCAAGGAGGTCATGGCCCAGGCTGAGAACAGCCGGAGGATGGGAATTAAGACTCTTTTATTTGTGGACGAGATACACCGTTTTAATAAGGCTCAGCAGGATGCATTTCTCCCTTATGTTGAAAAGGGAAGCATCATTCTGATTGGGGCCACCACGGAGAATCCTTCCTTTGAGATAAACAGCGCTCTCCTGTCACGGTGCAGGGTCTTTGTGCTCCAGGCATTGACGGAGGATGACCTGGCCCGCCTTATAAAGAACGCGCTTAAAAGTCCTAAAGGACTGGGCTATTTGAACGTGGAAATCACGAACCATATGATCGAAATGATTGCCGGGTTTGCAGACGGGGATGCCAGGACGGCTCTGAACACCCTGGAAATGGCAGTGACAAACGGGGTAATCAGTCCGGATAAGACCACGGTCACAGAGGATGTGTTGAAGCAGTGCATCGGAAAAAAGAGTCTTTTGTACGATAAGAAAGGGGAAGAACACTACAACCTTATATCCGCGCTCCACAAGTCCATGCGCAATTCTGACCCGGACGCAGCCGTATACTGGCTGGCGCGTATGTTGGAAGCTGGGGAGGATCCTCTGTATGTGGCCCGCAGGCTGGTCCGTTTTGCCAGCGAGGACATAGGGATGGCGGACAGTCAGGCACTGACGCTGGCAGTGTCTGCCTACCAGGCCTGTCATTTTCTGGGAATGCCCGAATGTAATGTACATCTGAGCCACGCCGTAATTTACCTGTCCATGGCGCCTAAATCCAACTCCGCCTATATGTCCTATGAATCCGCCAAGGCAGACGCCCAGAACATGCTGGCGGAGCCGGTGCCCCTTACCATACGCAACGCTCCCACCGGACTCATGAAGGACCTGCATTATGGCGACGGCTATGTGTATGCCCATGATACAAAGGAAAAGATAGCCCGGATGCAGTGCCTGCCGGACTCCCTGGAGGGAAGAAAATATTACCGTCCTACGGACCAGGGCGCGGAAGAACCTGTAAAAGGCAGGCTGGAGGAAATCAGAAAGTGGAAGAGGGGGGAATAA
- a CDS encoding DEAD/DEAH box helicase yields MQEDTLKQFLPATERWFRKTFGEPTKIQKEAWPAIADGRHVLVSAPTGTGKTLSAFLVFIDQLGGLAGRGELKDELYVIYVSPLKSLAGDIRENLRKPLEGIEAEALEENRFRPESEEPGEGTPGGGPGKQSIGQIQAAIRTGDTPQKERQRMVKHPPHILIITPESLYLMLTSKSGRQVLKTARAIILDELHALIDTKRGAHLMLSVARLDKLCRRRLQRIGLSATIEPLELAAAYLSPEPAVICAPSMDKQVEIQVVGTAPAVGRRKDPVWEELGMAVYRQCLSCKSVIAFSEGRRYVEKLAYYVNLLGGDGFARVHHGSLSKEQRDEVERDLREGRLRLLCATSSMELGIDVGDVERVLQVGCPRTISSTMQRLGRAGHNPGRVSVMYMYPRTAPEAVYCGMTAQVARHGGVERANPPRMCLDVLAQHLVSMASGESYSIADVMEVLERSYPFYQVTRKDVEDVLAMLAGDYEHSREIPARPRILYDRIHGRVAGDVYSRMLATAAGGTIPDKGMYAAKTEDGVKLGELDEEFVYESRIGDRFMLGSFGWRVVRQDKDSVIVTQAPAEGARLPFWKGETKGRDLRTSLAFGRIFGELEKACRDGELEKALGKLGLDESASSNASGFIQRQIQATEGLPDDRTIVVEHFKDSTGSHQVMVHALFGRRVNGPLSLVLRHMIRNTMGLDVGSVDEEDGFLLYPYGREQLPEGLLFQINPDQVRPVLEAILPDTPLFGMTFRYNAARALMMGMKRGGRQPLWMQRLKSTEMLSSLMDQPDHPLIRETKRECLEHQWDISGVMEILAKIRSGLITVREIWLDVPSPMSLPFQWQAEAEEMYEYSPVTPKIRQTVQEDLKKALLKPTAEELARGWTRKKMPENEEELHSLLMMEGDLEAGELDIPAEWLDTLARQGLACYVEPGIWIAAEHEDEYMRALRQQDEEAGMHIIRRMLYYRGGQTAGDVRERYFLSEKMTEELLDKLCRCKHAVEDQGVYYHEKLYERAREGHIRSLRSHAVTQPASHYAALMASRAVVHSTSEEQLREAMERGCRKPCPVRFWENVYFARRVERYGGSYLDRLLAQGDYFWRMSPEGTLCFCSYEDIDWEADVGAQAAGFEGDVIEGEVIKRDVFKENAFKEDAFKEDEPKVGELKGDELLMYRELKRRGASFLKFLTKIPKEGSAQEVLLSLAEKGLVCADSFVPVRQWQNQDKVRKAAVRQRVNTRVMALSAGRWDIVRPVKKYGPEEWLELFLDENMILCRETFKKSIQAVSDSPYALTGEDGKKWDWSWAQALEILRVWEYTGRIRRGYFVEGMSGAQFVRSEDYDAVTGALREPDDHVVWLNGTDPALVWGKVLEFPEKCGFLAVAGTAVALKAGNLAAVMERQGRVLRIYDVNDMKEVMAEFVRAFKQGAIYPEQKRLVLKEYPAEAAEALQHAGYMREMKDYVVYK; encoded by the coding sequence ATGCAAGAGGATACCCTAAAACAATTCCTGCCCGCCACTGAAAGATGGTTTAGGAAAACATTCGGAGAACCCACCAAAATACAGAAGGAAGCTTGGCCTGCCATTGCTGACGGAAGGCATGTGCTGGTCAGCGCTCCAACCGGTACAGGAAAGACCCTTTCAGCCTTCCTGGTGTTCATAGACCAGTTGGGCGGACTGGCAGGGAGAGGGGAGCTTAAGGATGAGCTGTATGTGATATATGTGTCTCCCCTTAAGTCTCTGGCAGGGGATATCAGGGAAAATCTCCGTAAACCTTTGGAGGGGATTGAGGCGGAAGCTCTTGAGGAAAACAGATTCCGTCCGGAATCCGAAGAACCTGGAGAGGGCACGCCGGGAGGCGGACCGGGTAAACAATCCATAGGGCAGATTCAGGCCGCCATCCGTACCGGGGACACGCCTCAGAAAGAGCGCCAGAGGATGGTAAAGCATCCGCCTCATATACTGATTATCACGCCGGAATCCCTGTATCTCATGCTTACATCCAAATCCGGCCGCCAGGTGTTAAAGACCGCAAGGGCGATCATTTTGGACGAGCTTCACGCCCTTATAGATACCAAGAGGGGAGCGCATCTGATGCTGTCAGTGGCCAGACTGGATAAACTTTGCAGGCGCAGGCTTCAGAGAATTGGCCTGTCCGCCACCATTGAGCCGTTGGAGCTTGCGGCCGCCTATCTGTCCCCGGAACCGGCCGTCATCTGTGCCCCATCCATGGATAAGCAGGTGGAAATTCAGGTCGTTGGCACGGCTCCTGCTGTGGGAAGACGGAAGGACCCGGTATGGGAAGAACTGGGAATGGCAGTGTACCGCCAGTGCTTAAGCTGTAAGAGTGTGATTGCATTTTCCGAGGGAAGACGGTATGTGGAAAAACTGGCATATTATGTAAATCTTCTGGGCGGGGACGGGTTTGCCAGAGTCCACCACGGAAGTCTGTCAAAGGAACAGCGGGATGAAGTGGAACGGGATTTAAGAGAGGGACGGCTGCGGCTGTTATGTGCCACATCATCCATGGAATTGGGCATTGACGTGGGGGACGTGGAGCGGGTTTTGCAGGTCGGATGCCCCCGTACCATTTCCAGCACCATGCAGCGGCTGGGCCGGGCCGGCCATAATCCGGGCCGGGTCAGCGTCATGTACATGTATCCCAGGACCGCGCCTGAGGCAGTATATTGCGGCATGACCGCACAGGTGGCCCGCCATGGAGGCGTGGAACGGGCCAATCCTCCGCGCATGTGCCTGGATGTGCTGGCCCAGCATTTGGTTTCCATGGCTTCGGGAGAGAGCTACAGCATAGCTGATGTGATGGAAGTCCTGGAGCGGTCCTACCCATTTTATCAGGTGACCAGGAAGGATGTGGAGGATGTCCTTGCCATGCTGGCAGGAGATTATGAGCACAGCCGGGAAATACCGGCTCGTCCAAGGATTTTGTACGACCGGATACACGGACGGGTGGCCGGGGATGTTTACAGTCGTATGCTGGCCACGGCGGCAGGAGGGACCATACCCGATAAAGGGATGTATGCAGCCAAAACAGAGGACGGGGTGAAGTTAGGAGAGCTGGACGAAGAATTTGTCTATGAATCCAGGATTGGGGACCGTTTCATGCTGGGGTCATTTGGCTGGCGTGTGGTCCGTCAGGATAAGGACTCTGTTATCGTGACCCAGGCCCCGGCTGAAGGCGCCAGACTTCCATTCTGGAAGGGGGAGACAAAAGGAAGGGATCTTCGGACCAGTCTTGCCTTTGGCCGTATATTCGGAGAGCTGGAGAAGGCCTGCCGTGACGGAGAGCTGGAAAAAGCCCTGGGAAAACTGGGGTTAGACGAGTCCGCGTCGTCCAATGCGTCCGGCTTTATACAACGTCAGATTCAGGCCACAGAAGGACTGCCTGATGACAGGACCATAGTGGTGGAGCATTTTAAAGACAGTACAGGGAGCCACCAGGTCATGGTCCATGCTTTGTTTGGCAGACGGGTAAATGGCCCGCTGTCCCTCGTCCTGCGTCATATGATACGGAACACCATGGGATTGGATGTGGGAAGTGTGGATGAGGAGGATGGATTTCTTCTGTATCCTTACGGCAGGGAGCAATTGCCGGAAGGGCTTTTGTTCCAAATCAACCCGGACCAGGTACGGCCGGTGCTGGAAGCAATCCTGCCTGATACTCCTCTGTTTGGCATGACATTCCGCTACAATGCTGCCCGTGCCCTGATGATGGGCATGAAACGGGGCGGGCGCCAGCCTCTTTGGATGCAGCGCCTTAAAAGCACGGAAATGTTAAGCTCCCTGATGGACCAGCCGGATCATCCCCTGATTCGTGAGACGAAACGGGAATGTCTGGAACACCAGTGGGATATCAGCGGAGTGATGGAGATACTGGCCAAGATCCGTTCCGGCCTTATTACAGTCAGAGAAATCTGGCTGGATGTCCCTTCTCCCATGTCTCTGCCCTTCCAGTGGCAGGCGGAGGCGGAAGAAATGTATGAGTACTCACCGGTGACACCTAAAATCCGCCAGACTGTGCAGGAAGATTTGAAGAAGGCACTGCTCAAGCCCACAGCAGAGGAACTGGCCAGGGGATGGACACGGAAAAAAATGCCGGAAAATGAGGAGGAGCTTCATTCCCTTCTCATGATGGAGGGGGATTTGGAGGCAGGGGAGCTGGACATACCGGCTGAATGGCTGGATACCCTGGCTCGGCAGGGACTGGCCTGTTATGTGGAGCCCGGAATCTGGATAGCGGCAGAACACGAGGACGAATATATGAGGGCATTGCGGCAGCAGGATGAGGAGGCAGGAATGCATATTATCCGCCGGATGCTCTACTACCGGGGCGGTCAGACTGCGGGGGATGTAAGGGAACGGTATTTTCTGTCTGAGAAAATGACAGAGGAGCTTTTGGATAAACTGTGCCGCTGCAAACATGCAGTGGAGGACCAGGGTGTATATTATCACGAAAAGCTCTATGAGAGAGCCAGGGAAGGCCATATACGCAGCCTGCGAAGCCACGCGGTCACACAGCCGGCTTCCCATTATGCCGCGCTTATGGCCTCAAGGGCAGTGGTACATTCCACGTCAGAAGAACAGTTAAGGGAGGCCATGGAAAGAGGATGCAGAAAACCATGCCCTGTACGCTTTTGGGAAAATGTGTACTTTGCCAGGCGGGTGGAGCGCTATGGAGGCAGCTATCTGGACCGGCTGCTGGCACAGGGGGATTATTTCTGGAGAATGTCGCCGGAAGGAACCCTTTGCTTTTGCAGCTATGAGGACATTGACTGGGAGGCAGACGTCGGAGCGCAGGCAGCAGGATTTGAGGGAGATGTGATTGAAGGAGAGGTGATTAAGAGAGATGTATTTAAGGAAAATGCGTTTAAGGAAGATGCGTTTAAGGAAGATGAACCTAAGGTGGGGGAGCTTAAAGGAGATGAGCTTCTCATGTACAGGGAGTTAAAACGCAGAGGAGCCAGTTTCCTTAAATTCCTTACAAAGATACCGAAGGAAGGCAGCGCCCAGGAAGTACTGTTAAGTCTGGCTGAAAAGGGTCTGGTATGTGCAGACAGTTTTGTGCCTGTAAGGCAATGGCAGAACCAGGACAAGGTGAGGAAAGCTGCTGTCAGACAGCGCGTGAATACCAGGGTCATGGCCCTGTCGGCAGGGCGGTGGGACATAGTAAGGCCAGTAAAAAAGTATGGGCCGGAGGAATGGCTGGAGCTGTTTTTGGATGAAAATATGATTCTGTGCCGTGAGACTTTTAAAAAGTCCATACAGGCTGTGTCAGACTCTCCCTATGCCCTGACCGGAGAAGATGGGAAGAAGTGGGATTGGAGCTGGGCGCAGGCATTGGAAATTCTGCGTGTCTGGGAATATACGGGCCGCATTCGCAGAGGCTATTTTGTGGAGGGGATGTCGGGCGCCCAATTTGTCCGCAGCGAGGATTACGATGCCGTGACCGGTGCACTGAGGGAGCCGGATGACCATGTGGTGTGGTTAAACGGAACAGACCCGGCCCTGGTGTGGGGAAAAGTCCTGGAATTTCCGGAGAAATGTGGATTTCTGGCAGTGGCCGGAACAGCGGTGGCCCTGAAAGCGGGAAATCTGGCAGCTGTAATGGAACGCCAGGGCAGGGTACTGCGCATTTACGATGTCAATGATATGAAGGAAGTGATGGCGGAATTTGTCCGTGCGTTCAAGCAGGGAGCTATATATCCGGAACAAAAGAGGCTTGTTTTGAAAGAGTATCCGGCGGAGGCGGCAGAGGCACTGCAGCATGCGGGATATATGCGTGAAATGAAGGATTATGTAGTGTATAAGTAG